In Zingiber officinale cultivar Zhangliang chromosome 1A, Zo_v1.1, whole genome shotgun sequence, a genomic segment contains:
- the LOC122012821 gene encoding protein SPIRAL1-like 5 — protein sequence MSRGGSFGGGKSSIGYLFDSSGEETAKPPSGEDASQKSMPIPSHSAAAAAAADKIQDTSNNYSRPQGQNLGNFITGRPSTKVQSVPGGSSSLGYLFGEHKQV from the exons ATGAGCAGAGGAGGGAGCTTTGGGGGTGGAAAAAGCTCTATCGGCTACCTCTTCGATTCATCAGGTGAGGAAACCGCCAAGCCTCCCTCCGGCGAAGATGCCAGCCAGAAGAGCATGCCAATTCCGAGCCACTCTGCTGCTGCTGCCGCTGCAGCAGACAAAATTCAAGACACCTCCAACAACTACTCCAGGCCTCAAGGCCAGAACTTGGGCAACTTCATCACT GGACGTCCATCTACTAAGGTTCAGTCAGTTCCAGGCGGAAGCTCATCTCTAGGCTACCTGTTTGGCGAGCATAAACAAGTATGA